One genomic region from Sphingomonas paeninsulae encodes:
- the ccmE gene encoding cytochrome c maturation protein CcmE, with amino-acid sequence MKAKHQRLILAVVAVVALTGSSLLAMSALKDQASYFYAPGDIARQGIPAGAIRLGGMIPMGGIVHQPDGVTIDFTVKDETGTVPVRFRGITPALFKEGSGVVAEGSFVGKTFVATNLLAKHDENYMPPKAAGTEHVTKTLKE; translated from the coding sequence ATGAAGGCTAAGCATCAACGCCTGATACTCGCCGTTGTTGCCGTCGTTGCGCTGACCGGATCGAGCCTGCTCGCGATGTCGGCGCTGAAGGATCAGGCGAGTTATTTCTACGCACCTGGCGATATCGCCCGCCAAGGCATTCCGGCGGGTGCGATCCGGCTTGGTGGCATGATCCCGATGGGCGGTATCGTGCACCAGCCCGATGGCGTTACCATCGATTTTACGGTTAAGGATGAGACCGGCACCGTACCCGTTCGTTTCCGTGGCATCACGCCTGCGCTTTTCAAGGAAGGTTCCGGCGTCGTCGCAGAAGGAAGCTTTGTTGGCAAAACGTTCGTCGCGACCAACTTGCTGGCCAAACATGATGAGAATTATATGCCGCCAAAGGCTGCCGGGACCGAACACGTCACAAAGACGCTGAAGGAATGA